The region GGGCCGCGCCAAGGCCCGTGATCTCCTGGCGCTGCTGGCTGTACACGAAGACGGACTGGCCCGTGACACCGCGCAGGAGACGCTGTTTCCTGAGGCGGACCCGGGCGTGGGCGAACGCAATTTCCGTGTCACGCTGCATGCCCTGGGACAGGTTCTTGAAGAAGGCGCGCCCAGCGGCGCTTTTCTGGAGCGTGGCGAATGGCTGCGGCTGCGCAGGGGACCAGATCTGCACATTGACCTGCATTCAGCGCGGGCCCTGCTGGCCCAGGCTACAGGCACCCCGGGACGCCTTGACGCGCTGCTGCGGCTGCCTGCGCAAGTCGCTGACACCGAACTGGCGGTCGTGCAGCAGGAGGCCGAACGCTACGCCGCTCGGCTTCCCGAAGCACTCAGCGCCGAGGCCATATGTGCCCTGGAACTGGGCCACCCGGACCGAGCCGCAAAAGCAGCCGAGCGCGCCCTGAGCCTGGACCCCGCCCATGAGCCGGCTGCCCGTGTGCTGATGCGCGTGTGCCACCTGCGGGGAGGGGCCTCGGCACTCCGGCGCGTCTACGCCAATCTGCGGGCTTCTCTCTGCGAAATGGGCCTGGAGCCGCTGCCAGACACCTCGGCGCTGTACCGCGCGCTGGGCGGCACCCTGTAATACACCAGCAGTGACGTACCACCATGCCGGTCAGTAACCAGCGTGTCACGCTCCACTTCTAGACTCTGCACATGACATCTGAGGGCACGACATCACACGAGGGAAGAGCTGCTCTGGTAACCGGCGGCACCAGTGGCATCGGACTGGCCATTGCACAGCGGTTTCAGCAGGACGGCATGCGAGTGGCGGTGCTGGACCTCGACCGTCCACAGTCCCGAGAAGTGGCTGAAACACACGGACTTATCTTTATTGCCGCTGACCTTACCCGGCGTGAGGACTGCCGGGCAGCCATAACAAAGGCTGTTCAAGTCCTGGGCGGCCTGGATGTGCTGGTCAACAATGCCGGCTTCCAGCACATTGACCCGGTGGCCGACTTTCCCGAGGACACCTGGGACGCCATGATTCACGTGATGCTGACGGCGCCGTTTCTGCTTTCCAAGTATGCATGGCCCTACCTGACCCGCAGCGGGCAGGGACGAATCATCAATGTGGCCAGCATTCACGGGCACGTGGCCAGTCCCTTCAAGAGTGCCTATATCAGTGCCAAGCACGGCGTCATTGGTTTCACACGAACCGCAGCCCTGGAAGCGGGCGAACAGGGCCTGACCGTCAACGCCATCTGCCCAGGCTACGTGCGCACACCACTGGTAGAGGGGCAGATCGCCGATCAGGCCCGCACCCGCGGCATCAGTGCTGAGGAAGTGGAGCAGAAGGTCATGCTGGAGCCCGCCGCAATCAAGCGCCTGCTTGACCCTGCTGACGTGGCTGCACTGGCAAGCTACGTCGCCAGTCCAGCAGCCTGGGGCATGACTGGAGCGGTGCTGGACCTGGACCTGGGCTGGACCGCCCGATAGAGACAAAAAGTACTCCGGGCGGTCTTTCTTTGTAACATGCAGAGAAAGACCGCCCGGCCCTATATTTCAGCGCGGCTGACTGCTCAGCACGATCACGTAGGCGGTTCCCCGTGCGCCCTGAATAATGCTGGCCCCCGCGTGGGTATAGCGGCCTTCGGTCATCCAGTAACAGTGCACGGGGCTGTTCAGCCACCACTGCATTGCCGCTTCCGGGTTGACGCCACGCCCCATGAAAATAATTTCCGTGACGCTCACGGCATTCACACCCGTACTGGCAGCGCGGATCTTGGGCGTCGTTCCCCCCGCCCCCGTGTGAGAAATACTGCCGGAACTGCCCATATGCACTGCCTGAATTCGGGCGGCCTGCGCGTGCTGACCGCTTTGCACCAAGCCGCCCGCCACTGGACGCCGCCCATTCCCCGGACAGTTCACGCCCTGCGTCCGGACCTCGTTAAGGCGGGAAAGCAGCGTAGCTTCGGCGGTGGATTGCGCCTTCACGGGAGAAGACAACAGCATGGCCCCAGCCATGACAGTACCCAGGACTCCTCGTAATTTCATGTGCTGTTCATCCTAGCTCAAGCGACCCTTGAAAAATATGAAAAATCGGACGCCCGACCACAATCGCCGGGCGTCCTTTGCAGGTCAGATCAATTGTCGAGCAGACCGCTGCGGCGCAGCAGGGCTTCCGCGTCGGGATCACGACCCATGAAATCGCGGTACAGCTGAGCAGGATCGTCACTGTTGCCGCGCGACAAAATGGTGTCCACGTAGGCACGCCCGGTCTCGCGATTGAAAATTCCCTCCTTGGCGAAGCGGCTGAAGGCGTCAGCGTCCAGCACCTCAGCCCATTTGTAGCTGTAATACCCCGCGCCGTAGCCGACAGGGCTGCTGAACAGATGGCCGAACTGAGCGACCTGCGCATAGTTCTCCGGCAGCGGATAAGCCGTAAAGGTTCCCATGATCTCGCGGGCCACGGTGATGGGATCAGCCTCGCCGTACGGGTCATATTCGACGTGCAGGGTCAGGTCGGTCAGGCCGAAGGAGTACTGGCGCATGGCCGTGTTCGCGGCGCGGTAGTTCTGCGCCGCGCGCAGACGGTCATAGAGATCCTGCGGCAGCTTCTCGCCGGTCTCGTAGTGTGCGGCGAACAGGTCCAGGGCCTCGCGTTCCATAACCCAGTTCTCCATGATCTGGCTGGGCAGTTCCACAAAGTCCCAGGGCACCTGGGTGCCGCTGAGGCTGCGCACCGGGACCCGGCTCATGGCGTGATGCAGCAGGTGACCGAACTCGTGGAACACGGTTTCCACTTCGCGCACCGACAGCAGGCTGGGCGTGTCCCCACTGGGAGCCGTCATGTTGCCGCACATCAGGCCCAGGTGCGGCTCGACCCCGTTCTCCCGCGGGCCACCGGTCACAAAGGCGTTCATCCAGGCGCCGGCGCGCTTGCTGTCACGCGGAAACCAGTCGGTGTAGAAGCTGGCAATGTGTACACCCGCCTCGTCATGGATGTCGTAATACTGCACTTCGGGGTGCCAGCTGGGCGCCTGAGCCTCGGTCACGGTGATGCCGAAGACCCGGCGGCAGATTTCGAACAGGCCCGAGAGCACGCGCGGCATGGGAAAATACGGGCGCAGCGCTTCTTCGTCGAAGTCGTACTTCTCCTGACGCTGCTTTTCAGCCCAGTAAAGCCCGTCCCAAGGCTGCAGGTCAGGAGCCTCGGCTCCGGCACGAGCCCGGTAGAAGGCCTCCAGCTCCGCGTTTTCGCGCTCGTATGCAGGGCGGGTCCGGGCGTCAAGGTCGCGCTCGAACTTCAGGGCATTCTCGCCGCTGCCAGCCATCCGGTCTTCAAGAACGTAGTCGGCGAAGTTGCGGAAGCCCAGCAGCTGCGCCTGCTCGCGGCGCAACTGCAGAATCTCGCGCACCAGCGGGCGGTTGTCACGGCCCTCCTGCTGGCCGACCATCAGCTGAGCTTCCCACAGTTCACGGCGCAGGTCCCGGTCGTCAGCGTAGGTCATCACCGGGGTCACGACCGGCTGGTGCAGGGTCAGGCGGTGGCCTTCCGCGCCCCTGCTCTCGGCGTCGCGCCGGGTGGCGTCCAGAACACGCTGCGGCACACCAGCCAGACGCTCGGAGGGCACGTACAGTTCGTAAGCTGACGTTGATTCCAGCACATTCTTGGAATAGGTATTGGTGATCTGGGCCAGCCGGGTGTTGACCTCGAGCAGGCGGGACTTCTTGTCTTCCGGCAGGTCAGCGCCCTGACGACGGAATTCATCAATGGTCAGCTTCAGAAGCCGCGCCCGGACCGGGTCCAGAGCGCGGGCCTGCTCGGAGTCGGCAAAGGTTTTCAGTGCCTGCCACAACCCAGGGTGCAGGCTCAGCTGGGTATAAAACTCGCTGGTCTTGGGGATGATTGCCTCGACCGCCGCCTTCCATTCATCACTGCTCATGACGCTGTTGAGGTGCCGCACGATGGTGTTGACCGTGTCAAGCTGCTCAGTGAGCGTATCGAGGTCCAGCATGAAGTTCTCGAAGTTCCGTTCAGCAGCTCCTGCCAGGGCTTCGAGCTTCCGACTGGTCACCTCCAGCAGCGTGTCCACCGCCTCTTCAGCGTGCTCAGGACGGATCTGATCAAAGGGAATCCGGAAACCTACATTAAGCAGCGGGTTGCCACCCGGTACAGTTGCGTGAGTCATCCCTGCGAGTATAGGCGCGTCGGCTCAGGCCTTCCTACGCCGCCTGGCGCATTTCACCAGGACGCGCTCTGTGCTTTTCTGCGCCATGCAAGTACTGCCCCCTGCTGACCTTGCCGGCATCACGTTTCAGGCAGCCACGCCCACCGACCTTCCGCGCATCGCAGCATTTCTGAGCCGCGCTCATCCGGATTCTCCAGTCGGGACGGCCGACCTGGAACGCGCCGACAGCTTCCGCCTGCCGGGTGAGGTGTTCCGGCGCACGCTCGCTCTGCGCGGGTCGGAACTGGTAGGTATGGCTGAGGTCAGTGTGCCTCGCTCTGAGAACTACCCCGGCTGGCTGGTGCTGGAGGTGGCCGCGCTGCCCCACGAGGCTGCAGGTGATCTTCCGGGCGTCCTGCTGAGGCTGGCAGAAGAATACGCAGTGAGCCAGGGCGGCACCACGCTGCTGGCCCGCGTGAAGGAACACTGGCCGGAGCGGGCACTGTACGAGAGGGCCGGTTACAGCGAACACGACCGACTTTGGCCCAGCACGCTGGATCTGCGGACGCTCGACTTCGAGGCCTTCGCAGCCGAAGTAGCCCAGGCGGCAGCCACGGGTGTGCGCCTCGTGCCACTGAGCGACTTTGGACCTCTGGATGAGCCTTTGCAGCGCCGGCTGTACGCCCTGATTGCCGCTCTGCTGCGGGACGTGCCCAGCGCCACACCAATCAAGGTGTGGCCTTTTGAACTGTGGCAGCAGCGCTACGTGCCCACGCTGAAGCATCCGGAAGGGCTGTTTCTGGCCGTCGCACCGGACGGTCAATGGGTGGGAATCAGTGAACTTCATATGCCCATTCCTCAGCGGCCTGGCACCCTTCACAACGGCCTCACTGGCGTACTTCCGGACTGGCGCGGTCAGCGGCTGGCCCTGGCGTTGAAGCTGGCTGCGGCGCGCGCCGCGCTTTCAAGGGGATTTACGCAATCGCGGACCAGCAATCACAGCATCAACCGGCCAATGCTGGCGATCAACGAGCGGCTGGGTTTTGTGCGGGAAGCGGCGATGGTGACGGTGAAGAAGGATGTTTGAAGGGGGGTGGGTGCTTGTAGTGCCGGCTTTACCCCGCCCCCCAGCCCCCTACTCCAGACTCGAAGAGCTGCGAAGCAGAGGGGCAGGGGGAGCTTACGTTGCACTGGGCAAGAGGTTTGACTGGAGCCGAGGCGCTGCCTTGTTCGTTGACGTGTCCGGCTCTGACGCCATCTTTCTATCCACCTGGAAGAGCCCGCGCGCTGCGCGCACGACGGCTTCGGAGGCTGAACCGTGAAGGGGTAAGGTAGGAAGTCAAAAGGAAAGGAACTGTTTTTTCTTTTTGAGTAGAACCTTTCTGCGTGCACCAAAATGCCCTGCCCCAATAGCTTCTTAGAAACCCAGGCCGTCGTGCGCGCAGCGCGCGGGCCATTGCGCGATCTCGGAGCATGGCGCCAAGGCAGGAACGCTAAAAGGAATAAGCAACCCCACCACCCTCCCTCTCACCTTGCCCAGTGCAAAGTAAGCTCCCCCTACCCCAAAGGGGCAGGGGGCTGGGGGGCGGGGCAATCCAGCAACAACCAAAAGAAAACCCCAGGTTTCAGCCCCTCAAGTTCTCCAATAACATCGCGTCCCCCAGGGAATAAAACCGGTACCCTTCAGAGAGCGCCGCATCGTACGCCGCCCTGATCCGTTCTTCGCCAGCAAACGCCGCCACCAGCAAAAGCAGCGTGCTTCCCGGCAGATGCAGATTGGTAATCAACAGATCCGGAACATTCACAGGCCTGCCCGGTGTAATGAAGATCCGGGTCTCCCCTTCACCTGCGCGCACCGCATTCCCGTCCCAGGCACTTTCCAGGGTGCGCACCGTGGTCGTTCCTACAGCCACCACCCGGCGGCCCTCCCGGCGCGCCCGGTTGATGGCGTCCGCTGCCTGATCACTCACCATGTAACGTTCGGCATGCATCACATGATCCGCAACAGAACCGGTGATGGGTTTGAAGGTACCGGCGCCCACGTGGAGGGTGACACTGACCCGCTCGACGCCACGGGCGTCCAGGCGTGACAGCAGCTCAGGCGTGAAGTGCAGACCGGCCGTTGGCGCCGCGACGCTGCCGGGTTCCCGGGCGTACACGGTCTGGTAGCGCTCGCGCCAGACTTCGTCGCTGCTTCCGGCATCTATGTAGGGCGGGAGGGGAAGTCGTCCGATCTCATCCAGGTGGGGCTTGATGTCGTACCCGAAGCGCAGGAGGCGGGCCCCGTCTTCAAGCTGACCCACCACTTCAGCCCGGTGCTCGCCGAGCCATAATTCATTGCCAGCCCGGCGCGCGGGTTTAAGGTATGCGCTCCAGACGTGCGGTCCAAGGTCCAGCGTCTCTTCCTCGCGCAGCAGCAGCACTTCCACCTGGCCGCCACCCAGACCATTGACCAGCGGCTTGCGGGCCATCACGCGCGCCGGGATCACACGCGACTCGTTGAACACAAGCAGGTCGCCGGGCTGCAAAAGCTCCGGCAATTCGTGGAAAACCCGGTGAGCCAGGGTCTCCCCGACCACCATCAGGCGGGAACTGTCGCGCGGTTCGGCGCCGGTCTGCGCGATCCGGTTGTCGGGCAGGTCGAAGTTCAGTCGCGCGAGGGCCGCGTCAGCTGAGTCAGGCGTCATCGCCGCCCTGTTTCGGGGTGTTGGGGACGGGGGTGTTGGGAACGGGTTTGACCCGGGCAGGCATCAGGGCACCTTCGAGGTCCGGCAGATGCATAAAGCGGTCAGCAGCGTCGATCAGCTTCTGAGCCGTGTGCTCGCGAAAGGCGATGACCTCCACGCGCTTGCCCCGCTCCTGCAGGACTTCCACAATTTCGGTGTAGTCGCCGTCGCCACTGCCCAGCACCACAATGTCGAGGTGGTCCATCAGCCGCACCATATCGGCCACGATGCCCATGTCCCAGTTGCCCTCGTAGATGGCTTTGCCGCCGTCAGTGACGTGGTGCAGGGTCAGGTTCATGCGCCGCACCTTGTAGCCCAGCGCCGAAAGCTTGTAGATGAACGGCCGCGCGGTGGCCTCGCCTTCCCGCTCCACGGTGTAGCTGATGGCGTGAACCAGTTCACGGCCTTCGGTGGCGACATTCAGGATGGTCTCGAAGTTGACGGTGCGCTCCAGGAGGTCCCGGGCGGAGTGATAGAGGTTCTGCGTGTCTACAAAAAGGCCCACGCGCGGGCGTTGCACGACGTATTGCATTGAGGTTCTCCTGTTGGGCTGATCCGAAAGAGGGTGGGGCACAGTACGGCCGGGCAAAAAAGAAGAGTCGCAATCAGAACGGTGCTCACACCGGAGCACTGGCAGACCGGAGTCTTCGGAAACAAGTGTACGGTCACGCCAGAGAAGGTCAAGGGCGGGAAGTGACTGGGCGTGTAAAAGCAGGTAACTCAAACAACCCGCCCTGCCGGGCGGCTGAGGCGCGCTACGCTGATCACCATGACCAGTGACGCTCTGACCCAGGCCCGCGCCGCGTACGACGACTTCAAGGCCCGTGGCCTGAAGCTCAACATGCAGCGTGGCCAGCCCAGCGACGCCGACTTTGACCTCAGCAACGGCTTGATCACCGCGCTGGGCGAGACCGACACGCATATGGACGGCCTGGATCTGCGCAACTATCCCGGTGGCGTGGCCGGGCTGCCCAGCGCCCGCGCCCTGTTTGCCCAGTACCTGGACGTCAAGGCTGAGAACGTCATCGTATGGAACAACAGCAGCCTGGAATTGCAGGGAATGGTGCTGACCTTTGCCCTGCTGCATGGCCGGCGCGGCAGCGACCAGCCGTGGGGGCGCCTGAGTGACGGCGCGAAGCCGAAGATCATCGTGACCCTGCCTGGCTATGACCGCCACTTTCTGCTGCTGCAGACCCTGGGCTTCGATCTGCTGACCGTGGACATGCAGCCCGACGGCCCGGATATCGACGCCATCGAGCGCCTTGCCGCCGCCGACGCCACCGTCAAGGGCGTGCTGTTCGTACCGACGTACAGCAATCCTGGCGGCGAGAGCATCAGCGCTGAAAAAGCCCGCCGGCTGGCGGCGATCCAGGCCATGGCACCTGACTTCACGATCTTCGCCGACGACGCCTACCGGGTGCATCACCTCTCGGACGACCAGCAGGACACCCCGGTCAACTTCGTGGCCCTGAGCCGTGACGCCGGGTTTCCGGACCGCGCCTTTGTGTTTGCCAGCACCAGCAAGGTCACCTTTGCCAGCGGCGGCCTGGGTTTCGTGGCCAGCAGCGAGGACAACATCCGCTGGCTGAGCAAGTACCTCAATGCCCAGAGCATCGGTCCCAACAAGATCGAGCAGGCCCGGCATGTCAAATTCCTGCAGGCGTACCCGGATGGCCTTGAAGGCCTGATGCGGGATCACGGACGCCTCATCGCCCCGAAATTCAAGGCTGTGGACGAGACCCTGCGCACGGAACTGGGCGACAGTGGCGAATATGCCACCTGGACCTCGCCGCGTGGGGGCTACTTCATCAGCCTGGACACGGCCGCTCCGGTTGCAGACCGGGTCGTGGAGCTTGCCGAGGCCGCCGGGGTCAGCCTGACACCCGCCGGGGCCACCTACCCTGCGGGGCAGGATCCTCACAACCGCAACATCCGGATCGCCCCGACCCGGCCTCCACTTGACGAGGTCTATACCGCTATGCAGGGCGTGGCAGCCTGCATTCGGCTGGCCACCGAGGAGTACCGCGCTGCAAAGCGCTAAATCTGCAACCAGTGAATGTTGAAATGTATTACACTGCCGCCCAGTTTATATGCCTACCCGTTATGCAGGTCTCCCCGAGGAACGCGCCGCCCTGGACGCCTATATCAAGCTGTGGCGTGCCGCTCACGCCGTGGAGGTCAGCGCCAACCGTCACCTGAGCACGGATGGCCTGACGGTCAGCCAGTTCGGCGTCATGGAAGCGCTCTACCACCTGGGACCGCTCAGCCAGCGGGCACTGGCCGACAAGATTCTGCGCTCCAGCGGCAACCTCACGATGGTGATCGACAACCTGGAGCGCGACGGCCTGGTGCGCCGCGAACGCGACGAAAAAGACCGCCGGGTCATGAAGGTCTCGCTGACAGCTGAGGGACACGCTCTGATCGAGCGGGTGTTGCCACGCCATGTGGAAGGGATCCGTCAGGTGTTCGAAGTTCTGAGTCCTGAAGAAATGGCGCTGCTCACCGCGCTGACCCGTAAATTGGGGCTGGCTTCACAGCCTGACTCCCAGCGGTCCGCGCAGCAACGCCGGCGGTCCTGATTAACTTTTCACTGTTTTCAGTGGAAGAGAACATGCCGGAAGGGTGTGAGGACGGTCTCTGATAAGGAGAGACCTGCACAGCGTTTCGGCAAGCTGTTCCATATCCATCAGCGCACCTTGCCGGCCAGCACCAGGGGCTCGGCATTCGGACCCTCGAATCCGGGGGTATAGGCACGAACTACTGCCACCACCCGGTTCCCCTGCACGTCCAGGCGTTCCAGAGCGTAGCTGGCTGCGCACTGACGGTCCACTGGCAGTTGCCGGTCCTGATAGAGGAGCTGACCGTTGATCCGCAGAGCTATACCGGCAGCCCGGCCGCCTTCGGGCCACAACTCCTGATAGGGGCATCTGGACGGCAGAGCAAAGGAACGAAGCTCCACGGGGACCGGCCGCGACCACAACCGGGCCTGTGCCGTCTGGCTCTGACCTGCACGAACACCTTCAGACCAGACCGGAGCCAGAACCGGAAATACCCGGCGGTACACTGGTCTGGAGGTCCGGCCGGGCCAGAGTCCGAAACGCTTGAGCGCTGCACTGTGCTGGCCGGTCAGGGAGGCCACGGTTTGGGCCACACTGGCGTGGTCCGATCGGCGCTGGGCCCGTAATACCGTGGTACCGCCGTTCGTCTCCAGAACCTGGAGTTCAGCAGCACTAAAGCCACTTCCGTCCAGGCTGCCTGCCGTCACCACGAGCACATGGGTGCCCGGCACATTGAACGCCACCCGCTGGACTTCCAGACGGTTTCCAGCCGCCGCACGCGGAAGCAGCATCAACAACAGTAGAGGCAAGAACCAGCGCATGACCGGTGCCGTTACTTGAATTTCACTGTGGCCAGCACCTTACTGAACAGTGCACTGGCCTGGGCGTATCGGGCAGGTGAATCGGTCAGCTGGAACGAATACAGATTCTTGGCTCCGTTGCCGTACCACACCCGCATCTGGACCTTGCCCTTGGGGTGTGAAAGCAAATATTCCCGTTCCAATCCACCGACACCGCCGTACTTCACCTCACGACTGGCGGTCTGTTTGAGTGTCATGCCGCCGCCCTTGATCCCGCCTTCAAATTTCTGGAACTCCTGCTGAGGCGTAACGGCCATACCTCCCTTATTGACAAAGAGCAGCCGCATCAGCGTTGCCGGAGGTTTCTGGCCCGACACCAGGCTGACCCCACTGGCTCCGTCCTCAAATTTCACCCCAAGCCAGCCTTTGGGCAGACTGACCGTAAAAGGCAATTTGGCGTCCTTGAAGGGGGTCAGCGTCTGGGCGCTGGCCGACATGGTCAGAAGCAGGGCAGGGAAAAAAAGTCGGCAGGCTCTCATGGTCCGCACCGTACCAGCCGAATGTGAGGATCATCCGCAGCGCCCCAGTGTTCCGGGGATCAGCCGTCAGTTTCCGGGAGCGTCTGGTCCCACCAGGCCGGGACGGGGCCACAGGCGCAGGTTGGCTGGTCCCGCCGAATCCCGCAGATGCACCATTCCATAGGCGCGGCTGTCCAGACTCGCACCAAGCTGGCGGTTGTCTCCCAGCACCCAGACCTTCCCGGGAGGCACTTTCACAGAGGGTTGGTCATTCATAAAGCCCTCGCTGGCGTAGGGGTCAACCGCCTCCCGGCCATTGACCACCAGCGTGTTGTCTTCAATAGCCACCGTATCACCGGGAAGCGCCATCACACGTTTGATGTTGTAGGGCCGGTGGCGGACGCCCCAGAGCGTCTCATAGCTGTAGGGACTGTCAGCCGGTCCTTTAAAGATCAGGACGTCACCCCGCCTCGGATACGGCGTGGGCAGTCCCCAGGCCTGCATCCAGCGGGGATACTTCAGCAGCACCAGCAGGTCACCGTGCTGCAGCGTGTCCTGCATGCTCTGGCCATCTACACGCGCCAGCGTGCCCACAAAGGTGGTGAGCAGATACACGGGAAGCAGCGCACCCAGAATCCAGGTCCGCCAGGCAGTCCGCAGCTCTTGACTGAAACCCTGCTGCGCAGGCTGAGAGGCTGGAGGCTGAACCGGCACGGCAGGCAGGCTAGCAGAGCCAGCAGCGGTGCAGCACGGACGAGCCTGCCTCCCGACAACAAGGTCAGAGTCTTCATGCAGGCTTCAGACTGGGTCGCGCCGCTGCAGGGAGACAGGTACTCTGACCGGCATGACCGCTGAAGGACTGATTGTCGAGAAGTATCACGAGGGCACTGGCCCTGCCGCTCAGGCCGGAAAAATGGTGCGGGTGCACTACACCGGGACGCTGGAAAGTGGCCAGAAGTTTGACTCCAGCCGCGACCGGGGCGAGCCCATCGAGTTCCCCTTAGGCGTGGGGTACGTCATCCCCGGCTGGGATCAGGGCATTGCCCAGATGCGTGTGGGCGACAAGGCCAAGCTGACCATTCCATCCCACCTGGGCTACGGAGCCGCAGGCATACCCGGAGTCATTCCTGGCGGCGCCACGCTCATTTTCGATGTCGAACTGGTCGACGTCCGCTGAAATCAGGATCCCGAAGTTGAGGGCCGGACATACTGTCCGGCCCTCAACCTTTGCGGGGAGCCAGCTTTGGCTGCCGTATTACTGCTCCTCGTCGTCCGGGGTAGTTTCACCTGTGTAGTTGCCCTGCTCGTCCAGCAGGCCCTGCTGATCCGCTGTCATGCTGGTCCCAGGACCGTCCTGAATGACGCCGCGGTCACTCTGGGGCAGGTGGGCAATGTCCTCCGAATCGGTGCTGCGCTGCCCTGCGGGACGGTCGGGGTATTCGTCGCTGTGGCGTCCAGTCATGTCGGTACCCTAGGTTGTCTGCACGGCGGCCGGGGTGTGCGCGGGGTCAAGGCATATTTACGCGGCGGCTCCCAATCAGCCGCTCACCCCTTAGACTCCGCTGGTGACCAACACTTCCCTGCCTGTCATTCTGGATGGAGATCCCGGCCTGGACGACGCCGTGGCATGGCTGCTGGCGCTGGCCAGCCCTGAACTCAGGGTCTTGGGCGTGACCACTGTGCACGGGAACGTGGGCCTGCCTCTGACCACCCGGAACGCCGGCGTGACCCTGGCCCTGGGCGGAAGCGCGGACGTTCCTGTGTACGCGGGCGCTGATCGTCCGCTCATCCGTGAACTTATGAGTGCCTCGGCAGTGCATGGAGATACGGGGCTGCCCGCCAACGAACTACCTGACCCACAGCGGGAGCCGGAGACGGAGCACGCCGTCAACTATCTGATCCGCACGGCGCGTGAGCAACCCGGAGAAGTGACACTGATTGCGACCGGGCCGATGACCAATGTGGCGCTGGCCTTCCGCATGGACCCGCAGTTACCGCAGCTTCTGCGAGAGGTGGTGTGGATGGGCGGAAGCACTGCACAGGGGAACCGCACTCCAGCGGCCGAATTTAATGCACTTGCCGACCCGCACGCCGCAGCCGTAGTGTTTACGTCCGGTGTGCCGCTGCGGATGGTCGGCCTGAACGTCACCATGCAGTGTGTGGCCACGCCTGACCGTGTCGAGGCCCTGCAGCAGCTCGGCACGCCGGTGGGATTGGCCTGCGCCCAGATGCTGACGTTCTATGCGGGGGCCTACCGTCAGCGCTACAACCTCAGCGGCGGCGCACTGCACGATCCACTCGCTGTGGCTGCGGTGCTGTGGCCGGAACTTCTGACCTG is a window of Deinococcus deserti VCD115 DNA encoding:
- a CDS encoding aminopeptidase; its protein translation is MTSDALTQARAAYDDFKARGLKLNMQRGQPSDADFDLSNGLITALGETDTHMDGLDLRNYPGGVAGLPSARALFAQYLDVKAENVIVWNNSSLELQGMVLTFALLHGRRGSDQPWGRLSDGAKPKIIVTLPGYDRHFLLLQTLGFDLLTVDMQPDGPDIDAIERLAAADATVKGVLFVPTYSNPGGESISAEKARRLAAIQAMAPDFTIFADDAYRVHHLSDDQQDTPVNFVALSRDAGFPDRAFVFASTSKVTFASGGLGFVASSEDNIRWLSKYLNAQSIGPNKIEQARHVKFLQAYPDGLEGLMRDHGRLIAPKFKAVDETLRTELGDSGEYATWTSPRGGYFISLDTAAPVADRVVELAEAAGVSLTPAGATYPAGQDPHNRNIRIAPTRPPLDEVYTAMQGVAACIRLATEEYRAAKR
- a CDS encoding GNAT family N-acetyltransferase, coding for MQVLPPADLAGITFQAATPTDLPRIAAFLSRAHPDSPVGTADLERADSFRLPGEVFRRTLALRGSELVGMAEVSVPRSENYPGWLVLEVAALPHEAAGDLPGVLLRLAEEYAVSQGGTTLLARVKEHWPERALYERAGYSEHDRLWPSTLDLRTLDFEAFAAEVAQAAATGVRLVPLSDFGPLDEPLQRRLYALIAALLRDVPSATPIKVWPFELWQQRYVPTLKHPEGLFLAVAPDGQWVGISELHMPIPQRPGTLHNGLTGVLPDWRGQRLALALKLAAARAALSRGFTQSRTSNHSINRPMLAINERLGFVREAAMVTVKKDV
- a CDS encoding 3-hydroxybutyrate dehydrogenase, with protein sequence MTSEGTTSHEGRAALVTGGTSGIGLAIAQRFQQDGMRVAVLDLDRPQSREVAETHGLIFIAADLTRREDCRAAITKAVQVLGGLDVLVNNAGFQHIDPVADFPEDTWDAMIHVMLTAPFLLSKYAWPYLTRSGQGRIINVASIHGHVASPFKSAYISAKHGVIGFTRTAALEAGEQGLTVNAICPGYVRTPLVEGQIADQARTRGISAEEVEQKVMLEPAAIKRLLDPADVAALASYVASPAAWGMTGAVLDLDLGWTAR
- a CDS encoding M3 family metallopeptidase; this encodes MTHATVPGGNPLLNVGFRIPFDQIRPEHAEEAVDTLLEVTSRKLEALAGAAERNFENFMLDLDTLTEQLDTVNTIVRHLNSVMSSDEWKAAVEAIIPKTSEFYTQLSLHPGLWQALKTFADSEQARALDPVRARLLKLTIDEFRRQGADLPEDKKSRLLEVNTRLAQITNTYSKNVLESTSAYELYVPSERLAGVPQRVLDATRRDAESRGAEGHRLTLHQPVVTPVMTYADDRDLRRELWEAQLMVGQQEGRDNRPLVREILQLRREQAQLLGFRNFADYVLEDRMAGSGENALKFERDLDARTRPAYERENAELEAFYRARAGAEAPDLQPWDGLYWAEKQRQEKYDFDEEALRPYFPMPRVLSGLFEICRRVFGITVTEAQAPSWHPEVQYYDIHDEAGVHIASFYTDWFPRDSKRAGAWMNAFVTGGPRENGVEPHLGLMCGNMTAPSGDTPSLLSVREVETVFHEFGHLLHHAMSRVPVRSLSGTQVPWDFVELPSQIMENWVMEREALDLFAAHYETGEKLPQDLYDRLRAAQNYRAANTAMRQYSFGLTDLTLHVEYDPYGEADPITVAREIMGTFTAYPLPENYAQVAQFGHLFSSPVGYGAGYYSYKWAEVLDADAFSRFAKEGIFNRETGRAYVDTILSRGNSDDPAQLYRDFMGRDPDAEALLRRSGLLDN
- a CDS encoding NYN domain-containing protein, encoding MQYVVQRPRVGLFVDTQNLYHSARDLLERTVNFETILNVATEGRELVHAISYTVEREGEATARPFIYKLSALGYKVRRMNLTLHHVTDGGKAIYEGNWDMGIVADMVRLMDHLDIVVLGSGDGDYTEIVEVLQERGKRVEVIAFREHTAQKLIDAADRFMHLPDLEGALMPARVKPVPNTPVPNTPKQGGDDA
- a CDS encoding CAP domain-containing protein, which encodes MKLRGVLGTVMAGAMLLSSPVKAQSTAEATLLSRLNEVRTQGVNCPGNGRRPVAGGLVQSGQHAQAARIQAVHMGSSGSISHTGAGGTTPKIRAASTGVNAVSVTEIIFMGRGVNPEAAMQWWLNSPVHCYWMTEGRYTHAGASIIQGARGTAYVIVLSSQPR
- the queA gene encoding tRNA preQ1(34) S-adenosylmethionine ribosyltransferase-isomerase QueA, producing the protein MTPDSADAALARLNFDLPDNRIAQTGAEPRDSSRLMVVGETLAHRVFHELPELLQPGDLLVFNESRVIPARVMARKPLVNGLGGGQVEVLLLREEETLDLGPHVWSAYLKPARRAGNELWLGEHRAEVVGQLEDGARLLRFGYDIKPHLDEIGRLPLPPYIDAGSSDEVWRERYQTVYAREPGSVAAPTAGLHFTPELLSRLDARGVERVSVTLHVGAGTFKPITGSVADHVMHAERYMVSDQAADAINRARREGRRVVAVGTTTVRTLESAWDGNAVRAGEGETRIFITPGRPVNVPDLLITNLHLPGSTLLLLVAAFAGEERIRAAYDAALSEGYRFYSLGDAMLLENLRG